One genomic region from Arthrobacter sp. YN encodes:
- a CDS encoding SAF domain-containing protein: MGQDTVVAAARLKKPSRKDPRLLIGMLLVLVSIAGVIALVGSADRTTQVYAAREDIAVGQVVAVADLSIVNVRLDDVESGYVTVEGGLAEGRVALQRVAKNQLVPTESLGKADALNRKPVAISVEGELPAQAVGGARVDVWVALPGASSAFDEPQLLLPGAEIAQVVSGAASLGASKTTQVLVLVTDEQMPKLLGAQANKASISVVWNPAGLNP; this comes from the coding sequence ATGGGTCAAGATACAGTGGTCGCTGCAGCAAGATTGAAGAAGCCATCGCGGAAGGACCCGAGGCTTCTCATCGGCATGCTGCTGGTGCTTGTGTCCATTGCCGGCGTCATCGCCTTGGTTGGATCGGCTGACAGGACTACGCAGGTCTACGCTGCACGCGAAGACATCGCAGTCGGCCAGGTGGTCGCCGTGGCCGACCTTTCAATTGTCAATGTTCGCCTGGATGATGTTGAGTCCGGGTACGTCACTGTGGAGGGTGGCCTGGCAGAAGGTCGGGTAGCCCTGCAGCGGGTGGCGAAAAACCAACTCGTTCCAACGGAGAGCCTGGGAAAAGCTGATGCCCTGAACAGGAAGCCAGTGGCTATTTCCGTGGAGGGAGAACTTCCCGCCCAGGCAGTCGGTGGAGCGCGGGTGGATGTCTGGGTTGCCTTGCCCGGTGCGAGCAGTGCCTTTGATGAGCCGCAGCTGCTCTTGCCCGGTGCGGAAATCGCCCAGGTGGTCTCAGGCGCCGCTTCCTTGGGGGCGTCGAAGACCACCCAAGTGCTGGTCCTGGTGACGGATGAGCAGATGCCCAAGTTGTTGGGAGCTCAAGCAAATAAGGCCAGTATCTCCGTCGTTTGGAACCCGGCGGGCCTCAACCCATGA
- a CDS encoding helix-turn-helix domain-containing protein: MPRFLTLADVAEQLQINSPQAYALVRSGELKAIQVGGRGQWRIEETMLEQYIQERYAEATRMIQEAKSKANQP; this comes from the coding sequence ATGCCCCGATTCCTGACTCTGGCGGATGTCGCCGAACAACTCCAAATCAATTCACCACAGGCTTACGCCTTGGTGCGAAGCGGCGAGTTGAAAGCCATCCAGGTAGGAGGGCGTGGACAATGGCGTATCGAGGAGACGATGCTTGAGCAGTACATCCAAGAGCGCTACGCAGAAGCAACCCGCATGATCCAGGAAGCAAAATCCAAGGCGAACCAGCCCTAG
- a CDS encoding LysM peptidoglycan-binding domain-containing protein: MARTLRSDACLAATILGLGLLLVHVGSMLLDQWRSADHHHQNFSFEDLLGFLANGVGIALVAWWVLSLLLAVVASLLHRSGRERGANTFAKFSPAFMLRLAVAVVSVNLLGVTMAQATPPPDPGWGPTTASVETSPHPAWRPAPVAGPASSSQMSVADTTANAGDPRWKPKAPAPDPGLLSRPSSRQEISRDAGVVVKAGDSLWSLAASRLGPFATDVEVALMWPKWYAANLTVIGGDPSVLTPGQVLRPPAPD, from the coding sequence ATGGCAAGAACGTTACGGAGCGACGCCTGCCTCGCTGCAACAATTCTGGGGCTTGGGCTACTGCTCGTCCATGTGGGCAGCATGCTCCTTGACCAATGGCGGTCAGCAGATCACCATCATCAGAACTTCTCGTTTGAGGACCTCCTCGGTTTTCTCGCGAACGGCGTCGGCATAGCGCTGGTGGCATGGTGGGTCCTTTCCTTACTGCTCGCCGTCGTCGCATCGCTGTTGCATCGGAGTGGACGGGAGAGAGGGGCCAACACCTTTGCCAAGTTCAGCCCTGCCTTTATGCTGCGGCTTGCCGTAGCGGTGGTGAGCGTGAATCTCTTGGGCGTCACCATGGCGCAAGCAACGCCTCCCCCCGACCCCGGTTGGGGACCGACAACCGCGAGTGTGGAAACGTCTCCCCACCCGGCATGGAGGCCGGCGCCCGTTGCCGGGCCCGCGTCTTCATCACAGATGTCCGTGGCCGACACCACGGCAAATGCGGGCGATCCGCGCTGGAAGCCTAAAGCCCCTGCACCTGACCCTGGGCTTCTAAGCCGCCCTTCGTCCAGGCAAGAGATCTCCCGTGACGCCGGCGTCGTCGTGAAGGCAGGAGACTCCCTGTGGTCGCTTGCAGCATCGCGGCTTGGTCCCTTTGCAACGGACGTGGAAGTCGCCCTGATGTGGCCCAAGTGGTATGCCGCAAACCTCACCGTCATCGGCGGCGACCCTTCAGTGTTGACTCCGGGTCAGGTCCTGCGGCCACCCGCACCTGACTGA
- a CDS encoding AAA family ATPase: MSIPVITVGPAQEAVVGGLEGLHGPVTVVRRCSELAELMAACQSGLAMAAVVAEGCEELTTTLVDRLGAVGVSIVALTDDPAEVRRLHAIGVVVAASGIEPSALAARISEAVGREHARGRLGAGQDAGFADAGGGPLLMPAPEAVEDSPEGSGLVFAVWGPIGSPGRTLLAVNLAAELAAEGKSVILVDADSYGASVSAVLGLLDEAAGLAQACRLADQGMLDASALKAAATPVFTKEGSFRVLTGTTRADRWTELRAAALSQVLERAKDVSDVVVVDTGFCLEADEELSFDTMAPRRNAATLRTLEMADVVFAVGAADAIGIPRLVRGLADLQAAVPQASLRVVLNKVKRAAVGHAPKQQLAEAWDRYGPGLAIDAYLPADPVACDAALLSGSVLLETAPESALRIAIANLVCAPAQQKRNSFGRSTRAVRLLKR, encoded by the coding sequence ATGAGTATTCCGGTAATCACTGTGGGTCCTGCGCAGGAGGCCGTAGTGGGCGGGCTGGAGGGCCTGCATGGTCCGGTGACGGTGGTTCGCCGTTGTTCAGAGCTTGCTGAGCTGATGGCCGCCTGCCAAAGCGGGCTTGCCATGGCGGCCGTCGTTGCGGAGGGCTGCGAGGAATTGACCACGACTTTGGTGGATCGACTTGGCGCTGTTGGAGTTTCGATTGTGGCCCTGACGGATGACCCGGCCGAAGTACGGCGATTGCACGCCATCGGAGTCGTTGTGGCGGCTTCCGGAATAGAACCGTCTGCGCTCGCGGCAAGAATATCCGAGGCTGTGGGCCGTGAGCATGCGCGCGGACGCCTGGGCGCGGGGCAGGACGCAGGTTTCGCTGATGCGGGAGGCGGACCACTTCTGATGCCTGCTCCGGAAGCTGTGGAGGACTCTCCGGAGGGTTCAGGTCTGGTCTTTGCTGTATGGGGACCCATAGGTTCGCCCGGCAGGACCCTGCTGGCGGTCAACCTCGCTGCCGAATTGGCAGCAGAGGGTAAATCCGTCATCCTCGTGGATGCTGACAGTTATGGTGCCAGTGTGTCTGCTGTGCTCGGGTTGTTGGACGAAGCCGCGGGACTGGCCCAAGCCTGCAGGCTTGCGGACCAGGGGATGCTCGACGCCAGTGCTTTGAAGGCCGCGGCGACCCCCGTCTTCACCAAAGAGGGCTCCTTTCGGGTGCTCACGGGGACCACACGCGCGGATCGATGGACGGAACTGAGGGCGGCTGCGCTGTCGCAGGTCCTTGAGCGAGCCAAAGATGTGTCTGATGTCGTGGTGGTCGATACCGGATTCTGCCTAGAAGCAGATGAGGAACTGAGCTTCGACACCATGGCCCCACGGCGGAACGCAGCAACTCTCAGGACTTTGGAAATGGCTGACGTCGTATTCGCTGTGGGAGCAGCCGACGCAATCGGAATACCGAGGCTGGTTCGGGGGCTGGCGGACCTTCAAGCAGCCGTTCCACAAGCATCCCTCCGCGTGGTGCTGAATAAGGTGAAGAGGGCGGCCGTGGGGCACGCACCCAAGCAGCAACTGGCGGAAGCATGGGACCGGTACGGGCCGGGCTTGGCGATCGATGCCTACCTCCCGGCAGATCCAGTGGCCTGCGACGCCGCCTTGCTCTCCGGCTCGGTCCTCCTTGAAACTGCGCCCGAATCCGCCCTGCGGATCGCTATCGCCAACTTGGTCTGTGCGCCTGCCCAGCAAAAACGAAATTCCTTTGGCCGAAGTACCAGAGCCGTCCGCTTGCTTAAGCGCTAG
- a CDS encoding Rv3235 family protein has translation MTVATAHRPAGRQSNQRTFSGYGSSGADIDVRLVARSIAQAALEVLAGTRAVSQLSRSLDPDCYVALQHRAALTRKHAARVRGNLQPHRSPMVRSVRTCSISEDICEASIVVAEELRCRAVAMRLERLDGVWRVTALEIG, from the coding sequence ATGACCGTTGCGACTGCACACCGGCCCGCGGGCCGACAGAGCAACCAACGAACATTTTCCGGCTACGGTTCGAGCGGTGCGGACATCGACGTTCGGCTGGTTGCGCGCAGTATTGCGCAGGCAGCTTTGGAGGTATTGGCCGGAACACGTGCGGTGAGCCAGCTTTCCCGTTCCTTGGACCCTGACTGCTATGTAGCCCTACAACATAGGGCGGCCCTCACCCGCAAGCACGCCGCCAGGGTCCGGGGGAACCTGCAGCCCCACCGCAGCCCCATGGTCCGCTCTGTTCGAACCTGCTCCATCTCCGAGGATATTTGCGAGGCAAGCATTGTGGTTGCGGAAGAACTGAGATGCCGGGCTGTCGCCATGAGGTTGGAACGCTTGGACGGCGTGTGGCGGGTGACGGCCCTGGAGATTGGCTAG